The following proteins are encoded in a genomic region of Chloracidobacterium sp.:
- a CDS encoding LysM peptidoglycan-binding domain-containing protein, with amino-acid sequence MSAQEKYQSLLELANQNGTTYELSEGDGGTLIVTGTAPSAEAKQQLWDEYARIDPDFRSNDLILNISLGDAAGGGHTYTVVSGDNLSKIAAGYGIQWKAIWDANRDILQHPDKIYPGQELKIPV; translated from the coding sequence ATGTCAGCACAAGAAAAATATCAATCGCTTCTTGAACTCGCCAACCAGAACGGCACCACGTATGAGTTGAGCGAAGGAGACGGCGGAACTTTGATCGTCACGGGAACGGCTCCGAGCGCGGAGGCCAAGCAGCAGCTTTGGGATGAATATGCACGGATAGACCCTGATTTCCGTTCGAACGATCTGATCTTGAACATCAGCCTCGGCGATGCCGCAGGCGGCGGCCACACTTACACGGTCGTCTCGGGTGATAATCTGAGCAAGATCGCGGCCGGTTACGGCATCCAGTGGAAAGCCATTTGGGATGCGAACCGCGACATCCTCCAGCATCCGGATAAGATCTATCCGGGTCAGGAGCTTAAGATACCGGTTTAG
- a CDS encoding shikimate kinase, whose protein sequence is MVRKDLKVAITGFMGVGKSSVSRHLANILRCRRVDLDHELEAAQGRTIAQIIDTDGEEAYRDIETENLRTVVGRNNARILSLGGGTWTLERNRAVLRDAGFTSIWLEATFEHCWLNIAFSRKDRPLARNKEAAFRLFEERQKVYCLADWHFLIRPGFTSYDVARQIKDEIFS, encoded by the coding sequence ATGGTGAGAAAGGATCTGAAAGTTGCAATTACCGGGTTCATGGGCGTCGGCAAATCGTCCGTGTCGCGGCATCTCGCGAACATCCTCCGTTGCAGGCGTGTTGACCTAGATCACGAACTCGAAGCCGCACAAGGCCGAACTATCGCCCAGATCATCGACACCGACGGCGAAGAAGCGTATCGCGATATCGAAACTGAAAATCTAAGGACGGTCGTCGGCCGAAATAATGCACGGATCTTGTCACTCGGCGGCGGCACCTGGACGCTGGAACGCAACCGCGCCGTGCTAAGGGATGCAGGGTTCACGAGCATTTGGCTTGAAGCGACATTCGAGCATTGCTGGCTCAACATCGCTTTTTCGCGAAAGGATCGTCCCCTCGCCCGCAATAAGGAAGCTGCGTTTCGGCTTTTTGAAGAGCGGCAAAAGGTTTACTGCCTCGCAGACTGGCACTTCCTGATACGGCCCGGCTTTACATCGTACGATGTTGCACGCCAAATCAAAGACGAGATCTTTTCATAA
- the nadB gene encoding L-aspartate oxidase: MALETDFIVIGSGVAGLRSAIELASAGANVTVLTKDKASESNTEYAQGGVAVVLSDDDNIALHEGDTLVAGAGLCDPQAVETLVTEGTRYITQLIEWGTEFDREGGSLIFTQEAAHSRRRILHAHGDSTGAEFVRSLIARAAAEKKINLTPFATTERLIVRDGRCIGVTFLDPILRAPRDAFAKAVILCTGGAGQLYQHTTNPAVATGDGMAMAYFAGAEMGDMEFIQFHPTALSVEGAPRFLLSEAMRGEGGILRNEYGERFMGRYDERLELAPRDIVARSIIAEMRRTGTRSVLLDMTALDAGFLKERFPKIYKTCLQFGLDITKDMLPVSPASHYTMGGIRTDLWGRSTLSGLYAAGEVSCTGVHGANRLASNSLLEGLVFGARAGTAAAKDSERLSSSHAAAATNTGAAAEIGTHLSTAVRKRVKRIMWERVGIVRDGSSLKRALAEFDQIASARLSTASLNFVTLARLVATAALWREESRGGHFRTDFPEQNEAWRKHSVQRIREPIAAAAAMDFDTASAAQ, translated from the coding sequence ATGGCCCTTGAGACAGATTTCATCGTCATCGGCAGCGGAGTTGCAGGGCTTCGCTCGGCGATCGAGTTAGCCTCGGCGGGTGCGAATGTAACCGTTCTTACAAAGGATAAAGCGAGCGAGTCGAACACCGAATACGCGCAAGGCGGTGTCGCGGTCGTGCTCTCCGATGACGACAATATCGCGCTGCATGAAGGCGATACACTCGTCGCCGGTGCGGGGCTTTGCGACCCGCAGGCGGTCGAGACGCTTGTTACCGAAGGCACGCGTTACATAACGCAGCTGATCGAGTGGGGCACTGAGTTCGATCGCGAAGGCGGCAGCCTGATCTTTACGCAAGAGGCGGCTCATTCGCGGCGGCGTATCCTTCACGCGCACGGCGATTCGACGGGCGCTGAATTCGTCCGCTCTCTGATCGCCCGTGCAGCCGCCGAGAAGAAGATCAACCTGACGCCTTTTGCGACGACCGAACGCCTGATCGTGCGTGATGGCCGCTGCATCGGTGTTACCTTCCTCGACCCGATACTACGCGCTCCGCGCGATGCGTTCGCAAAGGCCGTCATTCTCTGCACGGGCGGTGCCGGACAGCTTTATCAGCATACGACAAACCCCGCGGTCGCAACCGGAGACGGTATGGCGATGGCGTACTTCGCGGGCGCGGAGATGGGCGATATGGAGTTCATACAGTTTCACCCGACGGCGCTCAGCGTGGAAGGTGCCCCGCGTTTTCTGCTTTCAGAAGCGATGCGCGGCGAAGGCGGGATCCTACGGAACGAGTACGGCGAGCGCTTTATGGGCCGATATGATGAGCGCCTTGAACTTGCGCCCCGTGATATCGTCGCACGCTCGATAATCGCCGAGATGCGACGCACGGGAACGCGCAGTGTCCTGCTGGATATGACAGCTCTCGACGCCGGATTCCTTAAAGAACGTTTCCCGAAGATCTATAAGACCTGTCTGCAGTTCGGACTTGATATAACAAAAGATATGCTGCCCGTCTCGCCCGCCTCGCACTACACAATGGGCGGCATACGCACCGACCTTTGGGGCAGAAGCACGCTGAGCGGCCTCTATGCCGCCGGAGAAGTGTCGTGCACGGGCGTCCACGGAGCAAATCGCCTTGCATCAAATTCGCTGCTCGAAGGCCTCGTGTTCGGTGCAAGGGCGGGCACGGCCGCGGCAAAGGACAGCGAGCGGCTGTCCTCGTCGCACGCGGCGGCCGCAACGAACACCGGCGCGGCCGCAGAGATCGGCACTCATCTTTCCACTGCCGTCCGTAAACGCGTAAAACGGATAATGTGGGAACGCGTCGGGATCGTTCGCGACGGCAGCTCGCTAAAGCGTGCATTGGCCGAATTTGACCAAATTGCATCGGCCAGGCTGAGCACGGCTTCGCTGAACTTCGTTACGCTGGCCCGCCTTGTCGCAACCGCTGCCCTTTGGCGCGAAGAATCGCGCGGCGGCCACTTTCGCACCGACTTTCCCGAACAGAATGAGGCGTGGCGGAAACATTCCGTCCAACGCATCCGCGAACCGATAGCGGCGGCCGCGGCGATGGATTTTGACACCGCGTCAGCAGCCCAATAA
- the aroA gene encoding 3-phosphoshikimate 1-carboxyvinyltransferase, with product MLIKPIQRLEGTVTIPGDKSVSHRAAIFSAIADGESTITNFLVSQDCLSTLECLRGMGVTIERSGETVSIAGRGLHGLLAPSAPLDCGNSGTTARTLSGVLAAQRFESMLVGDGSLSRRPMRRIITPLTEMGAAVDSADGCLPLRFRPAERLTGISYHAQVASAQVKTCILLAGLYAEGETSVTEPIVTRDHTERMFEWLGADISSADTPEGRKVMIRGGKAMTARDINVPGDISSAAFLLVAAGCLAGSHTILKNVGLNPTRRSLLDILIECGIDLRITDEASRSNEPAGDIEVVGGLRPRGETVKIDKHRIAGVIDELPILAILGSRLRGGLEVRDAAELRVKECDRIAAVVSNLRVIGGKIDEFEDGFRVYPSRLTGGNATTFGDHRIAMAFAVAGLLSDNGVEIDDPACAEVSFPNFFGVLERAAS from the coding sequence ATGCTTATCAAACCAATACAACGACTTGAAGGGACGGTTACCATTCCGGGCGACAAGTCCGTCTCGCACCGAGCTGCCATCTTCAGCGCCATAGCTGACGGCGAATCGACGATCACTAACTTCCTTGTCTCCCAAGACTGCCTTTCAACACTTGAATGTCTGCGAGGCATGGGTGTTACCATCGAGCGCAGCGGTGAAACCGTCTCGATCGCGGGACGCGGGCTTCACGGTTTGCTTGCGCCGTCCGCACCCTTGGACTGCGGCAACAGCGGCACAACAGCCCGAACGCTCTCAGGCGTTCTTGCTGCACAAAGATTTGAAAGCATGCTTGTCGGCGACGGTTCGCTCTCACGCAGGCCGATGCGCCGCATCATCACGCCGCTGACCGAAATGGGTGCGGCGGTCGATAGTGCGGATGGCTGCCTGCCGCTTCGCTTTCGACCTGCTGAACGCTTGACGGGTATTTCGTACCACGCTCAGGTGGCGTCGGCACAAGTAAAGACCTGCATACTGCTCGCCGGACTTTATGCCGAAGGCGAGACATCCGTCACCGAGCCGATAGTTACCCGTGACCACACGGAGCGGATGTTCGAGTGGCTCGGTGCCGACATCTCTTCTGCGGACACTCCTGAAGGACGCAAGGTTATGATACGCGGCGGCAAAGCGATGACGGCTCGCGATATCAACGTTCCCGGCGACATCTCATCTGCCGCATTCCTGCTGGTCGCGGCGGGCTGTCTTGCAGGCTCGCATACGATCCTAAAGAACGTCGGCCTAAATCCGACACGCCGCTCACTTCTCGATATTCTGATCGAATGCGGCATTGACCTCCGGATCACTGATGAGGCGAGCCGATCCAACGAGCCGGCCGGCGATATCGAAGTGGTCGGCGGGCTTCGGCCAAGGGGTGAAACCGTGAAGATCGACAAGCACCGCATTGCCGGCGTCATAGACGAGCTGCCGATCCTTGCAATACTCGGCTCACGGCTGCGGGGCGGCCTTGAGGTGCGCGACGCGGCAGAACTCCGTGTGAAAGAGTGCGACCGCATCGCGGCCGTTGTTTCGAATTTAAGGGTGATCGGGGGCAAGATCGATGAGTTCGAGGATGGCTTTCGCGTGTATCCGTCGCGGCTGACGGGAGGCAATGCAACGACCTTCGGCGACCATCGTATAGCAATGGCGTTTGCCGTTGCGGGCTTGTTGTCGGACAATGGTGTCGAGATCGACGATCCTGCGTGTGCCGAAGTATCCTTCCCGAATTTCTTTGGCGTACTGGAAAGGGCGGCCTCTTGA
- a CDS encoding BON domain-containing protein, with protein MKIKFLAVFTLAIALMASACGKSDADLQKAATEKLTADKITGVTVAVKGGVATLSGEVADVTVKSRAEASVKSVEGIKDVTNSLTTKPLPVATPSAPDPALTGKITEDLKKAGCTTAMVAVKDGKVTVTGEVPAAKFATCIQVIQQSGITGIDTTQLKKGN; from the coding sequence ATGAAGATAAAATTTTTAGCAGTGTTTACTTTGGCTATCGCACTTATGGCGAGCGCCTGCGGTAAGAGCGACGCTGATCTGCAGAAGGCGGCGACTGAGAAGCTGACTGCCGACAAGATCACGGGCGTAACCGTAGCGGTCAAGGGCGGCGTGGCCACCCTTTCGGGTGAGGTTGCTGACGTTACCGTAAAGAGCAGGGCCGAAGCATCGGTCAAGTCCGTTGAGGGCATTAAGGACGTTACTAACAGCCTGACGACGAAGCCGCTTCCAGTCGCAACCCCGTCAGCTCCCGATCCGGCCCTTACAGGCAAGATCACCGAGGATCTGAAGAAGGCAGGTTGTACAACGGCAATGGTCGCGGTCAAGGACGGCAAGGTTACGGTAACCGGTGAGGTTCCTGCTGCCAAGTTTGCGACCTGCATACAGGTGATCCAGCAATCGGGCATCACGGGTATCGACACTACCCAGCTTAAGAAGGGCAATTGA
- a CDS encoding ATP-binding protein — MSNNLEIKLRSRLESVDEAARSADEFAKSCGFDEEFRYALDLAVRESVANAVKHGNKFDESLPVEVRFDADDDAFEISVRDHGAGFDIDGIPDPRDPENLLKANGRGILFMNSFMDEIRWLQAEGGGTEVKMVKRK, encoded by the coding sequence GTGTCGAATAACCTTGAGATCAAACTAAGAAGCCGTCTTGAATCTGTTGACGAAGCGGCACGGTCGGCGGACGAGTTCGCAAAGAGCTGCGGCTTTGATGAAGAATTTCGCTATGCACTCGACCTGGCTGTGCGCGAGTCCGTCGCCAATGCGGTAAAACACGGCAATAAATTCGATGAATCGCTCCCGGTCGAGGTGCGGTTCGATGCCGATGACGACGCTTTTGAGATCAGCGTTCGCGATCATGGTGCAGGCTTTGACATCGACGGCATTCCTGACCCGCGGGATCCTGAGAACCTGCTTAAGGCGAACGGCCGCGGCATCCTCTTTATGAACTCATTTATGGATGAGATCCGCTGGCTGCAGGCCGAAGGCGGCGGCACCGAGGTCAAAATGGTCAAAAGGAAATAA
- a CDS encoding STAS domain-containing protein yields the protein MSDITINERQAGDVTILDLNGKVTIGEGSVALRTAIRRVLGEGKHKLLLNLAGVGYIDSSGIGELVSSFTAVNKEGGTLKLLNLTQKIQDLLAITKLLTVFDVYEEEGAALQSFN from the coding sequence ATGTCAGATATAACGATCAATGAACGACAGGCCGGCGATGTAACCATCCTCGATCTTAACGGAAAGGTAACGATAGGTGAGGGCAGCGTGGCTCTTCGCACAGCGATCCGCCGAGTGCTTGGCGAAGGAAAGCATAAACTGCTACTTAACCTCGCGGGCGTCGGCTACATTGATTCAAGCGGTATCGGCGAGCTGGTTTCCAGCTTTACGGCCGTCAACAAAGAGGGAGGAACGCTCAAATTGCTCAACCTCACACAGAAGATCCAGGACCTTCTGGCGATCACGAAGCTCCTCACGGTCTTTGATGTTTACGAGGAAGAGGGTGCGGCCCTTCAGAGCTTTAACTAA